One window of the Sander lucioperca isolate FBNREF2018 chromosome 5, SLUC_FBN_1.2, whole genome shotgun sequence genome contains the following:
- the xaf1 gene encoding XIAP-associated factor 1 gives MDNKEATRTCGKCHKEVAEANFALHETHCSRFLCLCPDCDEPVPREQLNQHREEQHTQVRCSKCNQKIERCHLLDHESDECVERLQSCQFCELELPWKELGEHCLVCGSRTELCRDCGRYVTLKDQPKHGLTCSATNNGTGPPQTTSKLPPNKTNIAVTCRSCMASFPAEDIEEHELECVPATRLDDEEADSEDEDDFFRQGATPWLSRTYKSTFPSDGPSRGPWGDGGDPDQISTCPHCHLALPLITLRWHAAKCQIHVHLK, from the exons ATGGATAACAAAGAGGCAACACGCACCTGCGGCAAGTG CCACAAGGAGGTCGCAGAGGCCAACTTTGCTCTACATGAAACACACTGCAGCCGCTTCTTATGTCTCTGCCCTGACTGTGATGAACCAGTTCCCAGAGAGCAACTGAACCAACACAGAGAGGAACAGCACAcccag GTGAGATGCTCCAAGTGTAACCAGAAGATAGAACGTTGTCACCTATTGGATCATGAG TCTGATGAGTGTGTGGAGCGTCTGCAGAGCTGTCAGTTCTGCGAGCTGGAGCTGCCATGGAAGGAGCTGGGCGAACATTGTCTGGTCTGTGGGAGTCGCACTGAACTCTGCAGGGACTGCGGCCGCTACGTCACCCTGAAGGACCAGCCCAAGCACGGTTTGACCTGCTCAGCTACTAACAATGGCACAGGTCCTCCTCAAACTACCAGCAAACTGCCACCAAACAAGA CTAATATAGCAGTGACTTGTAGGAGCTGTATGGCATCATTTCCAGCTGAGGATATAGAGGAACATGAG CTGGAGTGTGTTCCAGCAACCAGGTTGGACGATGAAGAGGCAGATAGTGAGGATGAGGATGATTTCTTCAGGCAGGGGGCCACTCCTTGGCTAAGCAGGACCTATAAGTCAACCTTTCCATCAGACGGACCCAGCAGAGGTCCCTGGGGTGATGGAGGTGACCCAGACCAGATCAGCACCTGTCCCCACTGTCATCTGGCCCTGCCCCTCATCACACTACGTTGGCATGCG gCGAAGTGCCAAATCCACGTTCACTTGAAATAA
- the inpp5ka gene encoding inositol polyphosphate 5-phosphatase Ka isoform X1 has product MDEISRLFGTMERVRSDSLSSDATQYTGSKLVLRHRLNQLMTCVDDLGPKNELHEDMVKTLDKAFLLCCKRANKPKKDSFRLHMVTWNVATADPPDDMTLLLHLNSPKSPDLYVIGLQEVYSGPLRFVSDTIFDDSWSHLLMATLAPRKYVKVSSIRMQGLLLLFFSKLEHVPFIRDIQATYTRTGIFGYWGNKGGVSVRLSFYGHMLCFLNCHLAAHMKYATERVDEFEYIMDTQTFDCIKASRIVDHRLVFWFGDLNFRIQDHGMHFVRSCINNQTYNLLWSKDQLTMMKKNEQMLQEFEEGPLDFQPTYKFDLNSDTYDSRLYRTWFGFKHATAYDGGCWQTTATVCGKKRKPAWTDRILWRLRPKAPPSDEQDENRVGPDAKKVGHVEEDEEYPLKIRQDLYTSNMEYSISDHKPVISVFTLELRKMYETPLVRLQAEGDWSADIDAMVLYSPLQPFPSSTWDWIGLYKVGFTSVSDYITYTWVKDDEVAFNEEVIQVYVSKEEIPVRGAECVLCYYSSTLQCIIGISEAFKVHESKVASEEGLMSEKINGLDKTIASENFLN; this is encoded by the exons ATGGATGAAATCAGTCGGTTGTTCGGCACCATGGAGCGTGTCCGCTCTGACAGCCTTTCCAGCGATGCCACACAGTATACAGGCAGTAAACTGGTTCTGCGCCATCGGCTCAACCAGCTGATGACGTGCGTTGACGACTTGGGCCCCAAAAACGAGCTGCATGAGGATATGGTCAAGACTCTGGATAAAGCCTTCCTCCTCTGTTGCAAGAGAGCCAACAAGCCGAAAAAAGACAGTTTcag GCTACACATGGTGACGTGGAACGTGGCCACAGCTGATCCTCCAGATGACATGACCTTGCTTCTCCATCTGAACTCCCCAAAGAGCCCAGACCTCTACGTCATTGG TTTGCAGGAGGTGTACTCAGGGCCATTGAGGTTTGTGTCGGACACTATATTCGATGACTCCTGGAGTCACCTGTTAATGGCCACCTTAGCACCACGGAAATACGTTAAG gtGTCATCCATCAGAATGCAGggtctgctgctgctcttcttcTCCAAACTGGAGCACGTCCCCTTCATCAGAGACATTCAGgccacatacacacgcacaggcATTTTTGGTTACTGg GGTAACAAAGGTGGCGTGTCTGTCCGCCTGTCTTTCTATGGTCACATGCTCTGTTTCCTcaactgtcacttggctgcacACATGAAGTACGCCACAGAGAGAGTGGATGAGTTTGAGTACATCATGGACACACAGACCTTTGACTGTATAAAGGCTTCAAGAATTGTTGATCACAG GTTGGTGTTCTGGTTTGGAGATCTCAACTTCCGAATTCAGGACCATGGCATGCACTTTGTCCGCTCCTGTATCAACAATCAGACCTACAACCTGCTGTGGAGCAAAGACCAG TTGACCATGATGAAGAAGAACGAACAGATGCTCCAGGAGTTTGAGGAAGGGCCTCTGGACTTTCAACCCACGTACAAGTTTGACTTAAACTCCGATACTTATGACAGCAG GCTCTACAGGACATGGTTTGGCTTTAA ACATGCTACCGCCTATGATGGAGGTTGCTGGCAGACAACAGCTACTGTGTG CGGTAAGAAGCGTAAACCTGCCTGGACCGACAGGATTCTGTGGCGGCTCCGACCCAAGGCCCCACCCTCTGACGAGCAAGATGAAAACAGGGTTGGACCGGATGCAAAGAAGGTCGGGCATGTGGAAGAGGATGAGGAGTACCCGCTGAAGATCAGGCAGGACTTGTACACCAGCAACATGGAGTACAGCATCAGTGACCACAAGCCTGTCATCAGTGTCTTCACACTGGAG CTGAGGAAGATGTACGAGACTCCTCTGGTACGTCTGCAGGCAGAGGGCGACTGGAGCGCAGACATTGATGCAATGGTTCTCTACAGCCCTCTGCAGCCGTTCCCCTCCAGTACATGGGACTGGATCGGACTCTATAAG GTTGGATTCACCAGTGTGTCGGACTACATCACCTACACGTGGGTCAAAGACGACGAAGTGGCCTTCAATGAAGAAGTCATACAG GTATATGTTAGTAAAGAGGAAATCCCTGTGCGGGGAGCGGAGTGTGTGCTGTGCTACTACAGTAGTACTCTGCAGTGCATCATTGGAATCAGTGAGGCATTCAAG gTCCATGAGTCCAAGGTAGCCAGTGAGGAAGGCTTGATGTCTGAGAAGATCAACGGACTTGACAAAACCATAGCGAGCGAAAACTTTTTGAACTGA
- the inpp5ka gene encoding inositol polyphosphate 5-phosphatase Ka isoform X4: MDEISRLFGTMERVRSDSLSSDATQYTGSKLVLRHRLNQLMTCVDDLGPKNELHEDMVKTLDKAFLLCCKRANKPKKDSFRLHMVTWNVATADPPDDMTLLLHLNSPKSPDLYVIGLQEVYSGPLRFVSDTIFDDSWSHLLMATLAPRKYVKVSSIRMQGLLLLFFSKLEHVPFIRDIQATYTRTGIFGYWGNKGGVSVRLSFYGHMLCFLNCHLAAHMKYATERVDEFEYIMDTQTFDCIKASRIVDHRLVFWFGDLNFRIQDHGMHFVRSCINNQTYNLLWSKDQLTMMKKNEQMLQEFEEGPLDFQPTYKFDLNSDTYDSSGKKRKPAWTDRILWRLRPKAPPSDEQDENRVGPDAKKVGHVEEDEEYPLKIRQDLYTSNMEYSISDHKPVISVFTLELRKMYETPLVRLQAEGDWSADIDAMVLYSPLQPFPSSTWDWIGLYKVGFTSVSDYITYTWVKDDEVAFNEEVIQVYVSKEEIPVRGAECVLCYYSSTLQCIIGISEAFKVHESKVASEEGLMSEKINGLDKTIASENFLN; the protein is encoded by the exons ATGGATGAAATCAGTCGGTTGTTCGGCACCATGGAGCGTGTCCGCTCTGACAGCCTTTCCAGCGATGCCACACAGTATACAGGCAGTAAACTGGTTCTGCGCCATCGGCTCAACCAGCTGATGACGTGCGTTGACGACTTGGGCCCCAAAAACGAGCTGCATGAGGATATGGTCAAGACTCTGGATAAAGCCTTCCTCCTCTGTTGCAAGAGAGCCAACAAGCCGAAAAAAGACAGTTTcag GCTACACATGGTGACGTGGAACGTGGCCACAGCTGATCCTCCAGATGACATGACCTTGCTTCTCCATCTGAACTCCCCAAAGAGCCCAGACCTCTACGTCATTGG TTTGCAGGAGGTGTACTCAGGGCCATTGAGGTTTGTGTCGGACACTATATTCGATGACTCCTGGAGTCACCTGTTAATGGCCACCTTAGCACCACGGAAATACGTTAAG gtGTCATCCATCAGAATGCAGggtctgctgctgctcttcttcTCCAAACTGGAGCACGTCCCCTTCATCAGAGACATTCAGgccacatacacacgcacaggcATTTTTGGTTACTGg GGTAACAAAGGTGGCGTGTCTGTCCGCCTGTCTTTCTATGGTCACATGCTCTGTTTCCTcaactgtcacttggctgcacACATGAAGTACGCCACAGAGAGAGTGGATGAGTTTGAGTACATCATGGACACACAGACCTTTGACTGTATAAAGGCTTCAAGAATTGTTGATCACAG GTTGGTGTTCTGGTTTGGAGATCTCAACTTCCGAATTCAGGACCATGGCATGCACTTTGTCCGCTCCTGTATCAACAATCAGACCTACAACCTGCTGTGGAGCAAAGACCAG TTGACCATGATGAAGAAGAACGAACAGATGCTCCAGGAGTTTGAGGAAGGGCCTCTGGACTTTCAACCCACGTACAAGTTTGACTTAAACTCCGATACTTATGACAGCAG CGGTAAGAAGCGTAAACCTGCCTGGACCGACAGGATTCTGTGGCGGCTCCGACCCAAGGCCCCACCCTCTGACGAGCAAGATGAAAACAGGGTTGGACCGGATGCAAAGAAGGTCGGGCATGTGGAAGAGGATGAGGAGTACCCGCTGAAGATCAGGCAGGACTTGTACACCAGCAACATGGAGTACAGCATCAGTGACCACAAGCCTGTCATCAGTGTCTTCACACTGGAG CTGAGGAAGATGTACGAGACTCCTCTGGTACGTCTGCAGGCAGAGGGCGACTGGAGCGCAGACATTGATGCAATGGTTCTCTACAGCCCTCTGCAGCCGTTCCCCTCCAGTACATGGGACTGGATCGGACTCTATAAG GTTGGATTCACCAGTGTGTCGGACTACATCACCTACACGTGGGTCAAAGACGACGAAGTGGCCTTCAATGAAGAAGTCATACAG GTATATGTTAGTAAAGAGGAAATCCCTGTGCGGGGAGCGGAGTGTGTGCTGTGCTACTACAGTAGTACTCTGCAGTGCATCATTGGAATCAGTGAGGCATTCAAG gTCCATGAGTCCAAGGTAGCCAGTGAGGAAGGCTTGATGTCTGAGAAGATCAACGGACTTGACAAAACCATAGCGAGCGAAAACTTTTTGAACTGA
- the inpp5ka gene encoding inositol polyphosphate 5-phosphatase Ka isoform X6 produces MMEENGQQSGAQQPDLSLRKGNYEEESFRLHMVTWNVATADPPDDMTLLLHLNSPKSPDLYVIGLQEVYSGPLRFVSDTIFDDSWSHLLMATLAPRKYVKVSSIRMQGLLLLFFSKLEHVPFIRDIQATYTRTGIFGYWGNKGGVSVRLSFYGHMLCFLNCHLAAHMKYATERVDEFEYIMDTQTFDCIKASRIVDHRLVFWFGDLNFRIQDHGMHFVRSCINNQTYNLLWSKDQLTMMKKNEQMLQEFEEGPLDFQPTYKFDLNSDTYDSRLYRTWFGFNGKKRKPAWTDRILWRLRPKAPPSDEQDENRVGPDAKKVGHVEEDEEYPLKIRQDLYTSNMEYSISDHKPVISVFTLELRKMYETPLVRLQAEGDWSADIDAMVLYSPLQPFPSSTWDWIGLYKVGFTSVSDYITYTWVKDDEVAFNEEVIQVYVSKEEIPVRGAECVLCYYSSTLQCIIGISEAFKVHESKVASEEGLMSEKINGLDKTIASENFLN; encoded by the exons ATGATGGAGGAGAATGGGCAGCAGTCCGGTGCCCAGCAGCCAGACCTCAGTTTGAGGAAAGGAAACTACGAGGAAGAGAGCTTCAG GCTACACATGGTGACGTGGAACGTGGCCACAGCTGATCCTCCAGATGACATGACCTTGCTTCTCCATCTGAACTCCCCAAAGAGCCCAGACCTCTACGTCATTGG TTTGCAGGAGGTGTACTCAGGGCCATTGAGGTTTGTGTCGGACACTATATTCGATGACTCCTGGAGTCACCTGTTAATGGCCACCTTAGCACCACGGAAATACGTTAAG gtGTCATCCATCAGAATGCAGggtctgctgctgctcttcttcTCCAAACTGGAGCACGTCCCCTTCATCAGAGACATTCAGgccacatacacacgcacaggcATTTTTGGTTACTGg GGTAACAAAGGTGGCGTGTCTGTCCGCCTGTCTTTCTATGGTCACATGCTCTGTTTCCTcaactgtcacttggctgcacACATGAAGTACGCCACAGAGAGAGTGGATGAGTTTGAGTACATCATGGACACACAGACCTTTGACTGTATAAAGGCTTCAAGAATTGTTGATCACAG GTTGGTGTTCTGGTTTGGAGATCTCAACTTCCGAATTCAGGACCATGGCATGCACTTTGTCCGCTCCTGTATCAACAATCAGACCTACAACCTGCTGTGGAGCAAAGACCAG TTGACCATGATGAAGAAGAACGAACAGATGCTCCAGGAGTTTGAGGAAGGGCCTCTGGACTTTCAACCCACGTACAAGTTTGACTTAAACTCCGATACTTATGACAGCAG GCTCTACAGGACATGGTTTGGCTTTAA CGGTAAGAAGCGTAAACCTGCCTGGACCGACAGGATTCTGTGGCGGCTCCGACCCAAGGCCCCACCCTCTGACGAGCAAGATGAAAACAGGGTTGGACCGGATGCAAAGAAGGTCGGGCATGTGGAAGAGGATGAGGAGTACCCGCTGAAGATCAGGCAGGACTTGTACACCAGCAACATGGAGTACAGCATCAGTGACCACAAGCCTGTCATCAGTGTCTTCACACTGGAG CTGAGGAAGATGTACGAGACTCCTCTGGTACGTCTGCAGGCAGAGGGCGACTGGAGCGCAGACATTGATGCAATGGTTCTCTACAGCCCTCTGCAGCCGTTCCCCTCCAGTACATGGGACTGGATCGGACTCTATAAG GTTGGATTCACCAGTGTGTCGGACTACATCACCTACACGTGGGTCAAAGACGACGAAGTGGCCTTCAATGAAGAAGTCATACAG GTATATGTTAGTAAAGAGGAAATCCCTGTGCGGGGAGCGGAGTGTGTGCTGTGCTACTACAGTAGTACTCTGCAGTGCATCATTGGAATCAGTGAGGCATTCAAG gTCCATGAGTCCAAGGTAGCCAGTGAGGAAGGCTTGATGTCTGAGAAGATCAACGGACTTGACAAAACCATAGCGAGCGAAAACTTTTTGAACTGA
- the inpp5ka gene encoding inositol polyphosphate 5-phosphatase Ka isoform X2, producing the protein MDEISRLFGTMERVRSDSLSSDATQYTGSKLVLRHRLNQLMTCVDDLGPKNELHEDMVKTLDKAFLLCCKRANKPKKDSFRLHMVTWNVATADPPDDMTLLLHLNSPKSPDLYVIGLQEVYSGPLRFVSDTIFDDSWSHLLMATLAPRKYVKVSSIRMQGLLLLFFSKLEHVPFIRDIQATYTRTGIFGYWGNKGGVSVRLSFYGHMLCFLNCHLAAHMKYATERVDEFEYIMDTQTFDCIKASRIVDHRLVFWFGDLNFRIQDHGMHFVRSCINNQTYNLLWSKDQLTMMKKNEQMLQEFEEGPLDFQPTYKFDLNSDTYDSRHATAYDGGCWQTTATVCGKKRKPAWTDRILWRLRPKAPPSDEQDENRVGPDAKKVGHVEEDEEYPLKIRQDLYTSNMEYSISDHKPVISVFTLELRKMYETPLVRLQAEGDWSADIDAMVLYSPLQPFPSSTWDWIGLYKVGFTSVSDYITYTWVKDDEVAFNEEVIQVYVSKEEIPVRGAECVLCYYSSTLQCIIGISEAFKVHESKVASEEGLMSEKINGLDKTIASENFLN; encoded by the exons ATGGATGAAATCAGTCGGTTGTTCGGCACCATGGAGCGTGTCCGCTCTGACAGCCTTTCCAGCGATGCCACACAGTATACAGGCAGTAAACTGGTTCTGCGCCATCGGCTCAACCAGCTGATGACGTGCGTTGACGACTTGGGCCCCAAAAACGAGCTGCATGAGGATATGGTCAAGACTCTGGATAAAGCCTTCCTCCTCTGTTGCAAGAGAGCCAACAAGCCGAAAAAAGACAGTTTcag GCTACACATGGTGACGTGGAACGTGGCCACAGCTGATCCTCCAGATGACATGACCTTGCTTCTCCATCTGAACTCCCCAAAGAGCCCAGACCTCTACGTCATTGG TTTGCAGGAGGTGTACTCAGGGCCATTGAGGTTTGTGTCGGACACTATATTCGATGACTCCTGGAGTCACCTGTTAATGGCCACCTTAGCACCACGGAAATACGTTAAG gtGTCATCCATCAGAATGCAGggtctgctgctgctcttcttcTCCAAACTGGAGCACGTCCCCTTCATCAGAGACATTCAGgccacatacacacgcacaggcATTTTTGGTTACTGg GGTAACAAAGGTGGCGTGTCTGTCCGCCTGTCTTTCTATGGTCACATGCTCTGTTTCCTcaactgtcacttggctgcacACATGAAGTACGCCACAGAGAGAGTGGATGAGTTTGAGTACATCATGGACACACAGACCTTTGACTGTATAAAGGCTTCAAGAATTGTTGATCACAG GTTGGTGTTCTGGTTTGGAGATCTCAACTTCCGAATTCAGGACCATGGCATGCACTTTGTCCGCTCCTGTATCAACAATCAGACCTACAACCTGCTGTGGAGCAAAGACCAG TTGACCATGATGAAGAAGAACGAACAGATGCTCCAGGAGTTTGAGGAAGGGCCTCTGGACTTTCAACCCACGTACAAGTTTGACTTAAACTCCGATACTTATGACAGCAG ACATGCTACCGCCTATGATGGAGGTTGCTGGCAGACAACAGCTACTGTGTG CGGTAAGAAGCGTAAACCTGCCTGGACCGACAGGATTCTGTGGCGGCTCCGACCCAAGGCCCCACCCTCTGACGAGCAAGATGAAAACAGGGTTGGACCGGATGCAAAGAAGGTCGGGCATGTGGAAGAGGATGAGGAGTACCCGCTGAAGATCAGGCAGGACTTGTACACCAGCAACATGGAGTACAGCATCAGTGACCACAAGCCTGTCATCAGTGTCTTCACACTGGAG CTGAGGAAGATGTACGAGACTCCTCTGGTACGTCTGCAGGCAGAGGGCGACTGGAGCGCAGACATTGATGCAATGGTTCTCTACAGCCCTCTGCAGCCGTTCCCCTCCAGTACATGGGACTGGATCGGACTCTATAAG GTTGGATTCACCAGTGTGTCGGACTACATCACCTACACGTGGGTCAAAGACGACGAAGTGGCCTTCAATGAAGAAGTCATACAG GTATATGTTAGTAAAGAGGAAATCCCTGTGCGGGGAGCGGAGTGTGTGCTGTGCTACTACAGTAGTACTCTGCAGTGCATCATTGGAATCAGTGAGGCATTCAAG gTCCATGAGTCCAAGGTAGCCAGTGAGGAAGGCTTGATGTCTGAGAAGATCAACGGACTTGACAAAACCATAGCGAGCGAAAACTTTTTGAACTGA
- the inpp5ka gene encoding inositol polyphosphate 5-phosphatase Ka isoform X5 encodes MMEENGQQSGAQQPDLSLRKGNYEEESFRLHMVTWNVATADPPDDMTLLLHLNSPKSPDLYVIGLQEVYSGPLRFVSDTIFDDSWSHLLMATLAPRKYVKVSSIRMQGLLLLFFSKLEHVPFIRDIQATYTRTGIFGYWGNKGGVSVRLSFYGHMLCFLNCHLAAHMKYATERVDEFEYIMDTQTFDCIKASRIVDHRLVFWFGDLNFRIQDHGMHFVRSCINNQTYNLLWSKDQLTMMKKNEQMLQEFEEGPLDFQPTYKFDLNSDTYDSRLYRTWFGFKHATAYDGGCWQTTATVCGKKRKPAWTDRILWRLRPKAPPSDEQDENRVGPDAKKVGHVEEDEEYPLKIRQDLYTSNMEYSISDHKPVISVFTLELRKMYETPLVRLQAEGDWSADIDAMVLYSPLQPFPSSTWDWIGLYKVGFTSVSDYITYTWVKDDEVAFNEEVIQVYVSKEEIPVRGAECVLCYYSSTLQCIIGISEAFKVHESKVASEEGLMSEKINGLDKTIASENFLN; translated from the exons ATGATGGAGGAGAATGGGCAGCAGTCCGGTGCCCAGCAGCCAGACCTCAGTTTGAGGAAAGGAAACTACGAGGAAGAGAGCTTCAG GCTACACATGGTGACGTGGAACGTGGCCACAGCTGATCCTCCAGATGACATGACCTTGCTTCTCCATCTGAACTCCCCAAAGAGCCCAGACCTCTACGTCATTGG TTTGCAGGAGGTGTACTCAGGGCCATTGAGGTTTGTGTCGGACACTATATTCGATGACTCCTGGAGTCACCTGTTAATGGCCACCTTAGCACCACGGAAATACGTTAAG gtGTCATCCATCAGAATGCAGggtctgctgctgctcttcttcTCCAAACTGGAGCACGTCCCCTTCATCAGAGACATTCAGgccacatacacacgcacaggcATTTTTGGTTACTGg GGTAACAAAGGTGGCGTGTCTGTCCGCCTGTCTTTCTATGGTCACATGCTCTGTTTCCTcaactgtcacttggctgcacACATGAAGTACGCCACAGAGAGAGTGGATGAGTTTGAGTACATCATGGACACACAGACCTTTGACTGTATAAAGGCTTCAAGAATTGTTGATCACAG GTTGGTGTTCTGGTTTGGAGATCTCAACTTCCGAATTCAGGACCATGGCATGCACTTTGTCCGCTCCTGTATCAACAATCAGACCTACAACCTGCTGTGGAGCAAAGACCAG TTGACCATGATGAAGAAGAACGAACAGATGCTCCAGGAGTTTGAGGAAGGGCCTCTGGACTTTCAACCCACGTACAAGTTTGACTTAAACTCCGATACTTATGACAGCAG GCTCTACAGGACATGGTTTGGCTTTAA ACATGCTACCGCCTATGATGGAGGTTGCTGGCAGACAACAGCTACTGTGTG CGGTAAGAAGCGTAAACCTGCCTGGACCGACAGGATTCTGTGGCGGCTCCGACCCAAGGCCCCACCCTCTGACGAGCAAGATGAAAACAGGGTTGGACCGGATGCAAAGAAGGTCGGGCATGTGGAAGAGGATGAGGAGTACCCGCTGAAGATCAGGCAGGACTTGTACACCAGCAACATGGAGTACAGCATCAGTGACCACAAGCCTGTCATCAGTGTCTTCACACTGGAG CTGAGGAAGATGTACGAGACTCCTCTGGTACGTCTGCAGGCAGAGGGCGACTGGAGCGCAGACATTGATGCAATGGTTCTCTACAGCCCTCTGCAGCCGTTCCCCTCCAGTACATGGGACTGGATCGGACTCTATAAG GTTGGATTCACCAGTGTGTCGGACTACATCACCTACACGTGGGTCAAAGACGACGAAGTGGCCTTCAATGAAGAAGTCATACAG GTATATGTTAGTAAAGAGGAAATCCCTGTGCGGGGAGCGGAGTGTGTGCTGTGCTACTACAGTAGTACTCTGCAGTGCATCATTGGAATCAGTGAGGCATTCAAG gTCCATGAGTCCAAGGTAGCCAGTGAGGAAGGCTTGATGTCTGAGAAGATCAACGGACTTGACAAAACCATAGCGAGCGAAAACTTTTTGAACTGA
- the inpp5ka gene encoding inositol polyphosphate 5-phosphatase Ka isoform X3, giving the protein MDEISRLFGTMERVRSDSLSSDATQYTGSKLVLRHRLNQLMTCVDDLGPKNELHEDMVKTLDKAFLLCCKRANKPKKDSFRLHMVTWNVATADPPDDMTLLLHLNSPKSPDLYVIGLQEVYSGPLRFVSDTIFDDSWSHLLMATLAPRKYVKVSSIRMQGLLLLFFSKLEHVPFIRDIQATYTRTGIFGYWGNKGGVSVRLSFYGHMLCFLNCHLAAHMKYATERVDEFEYIMDTQTFDCIKASRIVDHRLVFWFGDLNFRIQDHGMHFVRSCINNQTYNLLWSKDQLTMMKKNEQMLQEFEEGPLDFQPTYKFDLNSDTYDSRLYRTWFGFNGKKRKPAWTDRILWRLRPKAPPSDEQDENRVGPDAKKVGHVEEDEEYPLKIRQDLYTSNMEYSISDHKPVISVFTLELRKMYETPLVRLQAEGDWSADIDAMVLYSPLQPFPSSTWDWIGLYKVGFTSVSDYITYTWVKDDEVAFNEEVIQVYVSKEEIPVRGAECVLCYYSSTLQCIIGISEAFKVHESKVASEEGLMSEKINGLDKTIASENFLN; this is encoded by the exons ATGGATGAAATCAGTCGGTTGTTCGGCACCATGGAGCGTGTCCGCTCTGACAGCCTTTCCAGCGATGCCACACAGTATACAGGCAGTAAACTGGTTCTGCGCCATCGGCTCAACCAGCTGATGACGTGCGTTGACGACTTGGGCCCCAAAAACGAGCTGCATGAGGATATGGTCAAGACTCTGGATAAAGCCTTCCTCCTCTGTTGCAAGAGAGCCAACAAGCCGAAAAAAGACAGTTTcag GCTACACATGGTGACGTGGAACGTGGCCACAGCTGATCCTCCAGATGACATGACCTTGCTTCTCCATCTGAACTCCCCAAAGAGCCCAGACCTCTACGTCATTGG TTTGCAGGAGGTGTACTCAGGGCCATTGAGGTTTGTGTCGGACACTATATTCGATGACTCCTGGAGTCACCTGTTAATGGCCACCTTAGCACCACGGAAATACGTTAAG gtGTCATCCATCAGAATGCAGggtctgctgctgctcttcttcTCCAAACTGGAGCACGTCCCCTTCATCAGAGACATTCAGgccacatacacacgcacaggcATTTTTGGTTACTGg GGTAACAAAGGTGGCGTGTCTGTCCGCCTGTCTTTCTATGGTCACATGCTCTGTTTCCTcaactgtcacttggctgcacACATGAAGTACGCCACAGAGAGAGTGGATGAGTTTGAGTACATCATGGACACACAGACCTTTGACTGTATAAAGGCTTCAAGAATTGTTGATCACAG GTTGGTGTTCTGGTTTGGAGATCTCAACTTCCGAATTCAGGACCATGGCATGCACTTTGTCCGCTCCTGTATCAACAATCAGACCTACAACCTGCTGTGGAGCAAAGACCAG TTGACCATGATGAAGAAGAACGAACAGATGCTCCAGGAGTTTGAGGAAGGGCCTCTGGACTTTCAACCCACGTACAAGTTTGACTTAAACTCCGATACTTATGACAGCAG GCTCTACAGGACATGGTTTGGCTTTAA CGGTAAGAAGCGTAAACCTGCCTGGACCGACAGGATTCTGTGGCGGCTCCGACCCAAGGCCCCACCCTCTGACGAGCAAGATGAAAACAGGGTTGGACCGGATGCAAAGAAGGTCGGGCATGTGGAAGAGGATGAGGAGTACCCGCTGAAGATCAGGCAGGACTTGTACACCAGCAACATGGAGTACAGCATCAGTGACCACAAGCCTGTCATCAGTGTCTTCACACTGGAG CTGAGGAAGATGTACGAGACTCCTCTGGTACGTCTGCAGGCAGAGGGCGACTGGAGCGCAGACATTGATGCAATGGTTCTCTACAGCCCTCTGCAGCCGTTCCCCTCCAGTACATGGGACTGGATCGGACTCTATAAG GTTGGATTCACCAGTGTGTCGGACTACATCACCTACACGTGGGTCAAAGACGACGAAGTGGCCTTCAATGAAGAAGTCATACAG GTATATGTTAGTAAAGAGGAAATCCCTGTGCGGGGAGCGGAGTGTGTGCTGTGCTACTACAGTAGTACTCTGCAGTGCATCATTGGAATCAGTGAGGCATTCAAG gTCCATGAGTCCAAGGTAGCCAGTGAGGAAGGCTTGATGTCTGAGAAGATCAACGGACTTGACAAAACCATAGCGAGCGAAAACTTTTTGAACTGA